A genomic stretch from Leptotrichia sp. HSP-536 includes:
- a CDS encoding S66 peptidase family protein: MILSSLTLNATKKVSTYSITKKSINTNIKNTVNSSNINETHNQNSKENNEIIIPKGLKPGDTIGLIAPANYANENSAAEVEYLKSRGFNVVYGQSYYSKWYGFGGTDSVRAKDINDMFENPNINAIFAVRGGYGGIRLVDKLNYDIIKKNPKIISGFSDNTTLLLAINEKTGLVTFHGPMADNLKNIPPITENSFNKTFMSNQPYNLLEFENTYSIMKNGRGNGKITGGNLSLIVATLGTDHEINTDGKILFIEEVNEPSYRVDRMLQQLKLAGKFDKLQGIIIGNFRNPKQSDPTDMTIDEVFYDVFGKLNIPIIKDFKSGHVRPFIAVPIGANATMDTYKKQIIIEKSTK, translated from the coding sequence TTGATTCTAAGTAGTTTGACATTAAATGCGACAAAAAAAGTCTCAACATACAGTATTACTAAAAAATCTATTAATACAAACATTAAAAATACCGTAAATAGCAGCAATATAAATGAAACACATAATCAAAACAGCAAAGAAAATAATGAAATTATTATTCCCAAAGGACTAAAACCTGGAGATACCATCGGATTAATTGCACCTGCAAATTATGCTAACGAAAACAGTGCCGCAGAAGTTGAATATTTAAAAAGTCGTGGATTCAATGTCGTTTATGGTCAATCATACTATTCTAAATGGTATGGATTCGGAGGAACTGACAGCGTTAGGGCAAAAGATATAAATGACATGTTTGAAAATCCAAATATTAATGCAATTTTTGCTGTGCGTGGTGGATATGGGGGAATTAGACTAGTAGATAAATTAAATTACGACATAATTAAAAAAAATCCTAAAATTATTTCAGGATTTAGCGACAATACGACATTATTACTGGCAATTAACGAAAAAACTGGACTTGTAACATTTCACGGTCCGATGGCAGATAATTTGAAAAATATTCCGCCTATTACTGAAAATTCTTTTAACAAGACATTTATGAGTAATCAGCCATACAACCTGCTAGAATTTGAAAATACATATTCAATTATGAAAAATGGGCGTGGAAATGGAAAAATTACTGGTGGAAATCTATCACTAATAGTCGCAACTCTTGGAACAGACCATGAAATCAATACGGATGGAAAAATATTATTTATTGAAGAAGTGAACGAACCAAGCTATCGTGTAGACAGAATGTTACAGCAGTTAAAATTGGCAGGAAAATTTGACAAGTTACAAGGAATTATCATAGGAAATTTTAGAAATCCAAAACAGTCTGATCCAACAGATATGACTATTGATGAAGTTTTTTATGATGTTTTTGGAAAATTAAACATTCCGATTATAAAAGATTTCAAATCAGGACACGTAAGACCGTTTATTGCAGTGCCAATTGGAGCAAATGCAACAATGGATACTTATAAAAAACAGATTATAATTGAAAAATCTACAAAATAA
- the aroC gene encoding chorismate synthase — MAANFGKNYKISIFGESHGSALGINIDGIPAGTKLDLEFISQEMRRRAPGRSKLTTPRVEKDEFEILSGFFDGKTTGTPLAMIIRNSNQRSKDYSELKRKPRPGHADWSGFNRYNGFNDIRGSGHFSGRITASLVFAGAIAKQILKEQGILIAAHIKSVKDIEDRDFVESDITEENIEKLRNMTLPVLNEEIVEKIEKAVEKTSKEKDSLGGIVELMVTGLPAGIGDPYFESMESELSRMIFSVPATKGIEFGAGFGITKMTGYEANDEMFFDENGNIKSFTNNNGGIIGGITTGMPISFKVAIKPTASIEKAQKTVNLETKQNDILEVHGRHDPIIVPRVVPVLEAATAIVILDRVLEKKKYGKL; from the coding sequence ATGGCAGCAAATTTTGGAAAAAACTATAAAATTTCAATTTTTGGTGAATCACATGGTAGCGCATTAGGAATAAATATTGACGGAATTCCCGCAGGAACAAAACTAGATTTGGAATTTATCTCACAGGAAATGAGAAGAAGAGCGCCAGGAAGGTCTAAATTGACAACGCCTAGAGTGGAAAAAGATGAATTTGAGATTTTAAGTGGATTTTTTGATGGAAAGACGACTGGAACGCCACTTGCAATGATTATTAGAAATTCAAATCAGCGTTCAAAGGATTACAGTGAATTGAAAAGAAAGCCAAGACCAGGACATGCAGATTGGAGCGGATTTAACCGGTATAACGGATTTAATGATATTCGTGGAAGTGGACATTTTTCTGGAAGGATAACAGCTTCGCTGGTATTTGCTGGAGCGATTGCAAAACAGATTTTGAAGGAGCAAGGAATTTTAATTGCAGCACATATCAAATCAGTAAAGGATATTGAAGACAGGGACTTTGTGGAAAGTGATATTACAGAGGAAAATATTGAGAAATTGAGAAATATGACTTTGCCTGTCTTGAATGAGGAAATTGTGGAAAAAATTGAGAAGGCTGTGGAAAAAACTAGTAAAGAAAAGGATTCACTTGGTGGAATTGTGGAACTTATGGTTACAGGACTTCCTGCGGGAATAGGAGATCCATATTTTGAATCAATGGAAAGCGAGCTTTCAAGAATGATTTTTTCGGTGCCAGCTACAAAGGGAATAGAATTTGGAGCAGGTTTTGGGATTACGAAAATGACGGGATACGAGGCAAATGATGAAATGTTTTTTGATGAAAATGGAAATATAAAATCATTTACAAATAATAATGGAGGAATTATAGGCGGAATAACGACTGGAATGCCAATTTCATTCAAAGTAGCAATAAAGCCGACAGCTTCGATTGAAAAAGCACAAAAAACGGTGAACCTTGAAACGAAACAAAATGATATTTTGGAAGTTCATGGAAGACATGACCCAATAATAGTGCCAAGAGTTGTGCCAGTGTTGGAGGCGGCTACGGCGATTGTAATTTTGGATAGAGTACTAGAAAAGAAAAAATATGGAAAATTATAG